Genomic window (Oncorhynchus masou masou isolate Uvic2021 chromosome 9, UVic_Omas_1.1, whole genome shotgun sequence):
agcgagagagagaatcactAAGGCCTaatgatgcacacacacaggagagacacTTCCCTCTAGTGGAAAAAGAGGTTCTCCATGAGGAAGAAGGGCTAGTGCAACAGCATGCATACTCAGAAGTAGCTCTCCAGGAGGGGTGGCAGACCTGTTATAGCTCACCAGACATAACGGAAATGTGCCTGACCACTTCGAtattatgtagcaacatttgaaaatgctttttaaaatgtttattctattttttacaatggataaaagtagagactcaaagctagaaaatggtatatcgtacactgcagttgaggaacaatgggaaagtaattctgcttttaaagttgatcaacttgaaacccacttttgagaaaatggcccttgaatgttttggtactaccTAATGTAgagctctttgtctacacccattcagcatcgttcacaccctcttaaacctTAGTCCCACCCAACTCAAGAAGTTGTTTTAATTCTTCTTTCCCCATGACAACAGTGAAAATCTGTATTCCCCATCAAAACAAAACCAACAGTCAATTTCTTCAACCAGAGTATATTAAAGAATAAACGAAATGAACAGATTGCTGGAGGTGTACATGACCTGTTTCGTTACAGGTAACATAACCTTAATTCCATCTCAAATCAGCACATTTTCCAGGTTGTCCATAAACTTGGTCAAAACAAAATCATaatgtttggccctgtccgggggtgtcctcggttggagccacagtgtctcctgacccctcctgtctcagcctccagtatttatgctgcagtagtttatgtgtcggggggctagggtcagtttgttatatctggagtacttctcattTCCtcttcggtgtcctgtgtgaatttaagtatgctctctctaattttctctttctttctctcggaggaggacctgagccctaggaccatgcctcaggactacctgacatgatgactccttgttgtccccagtccacctggccgtgctgctgctccagtttcaactgttctgcctgtgattattattatttgaccatgcaggtcatttctgaacatttgaacatcttggccatgttctgttataatctccacccggcacagccagaagaggactggccacccctcatagcctggttcctctctaggtttcttcctaggttttggcctttctagggagtttttcctcgccaccgtgcttctacacctgcattgcttgctgtttggggttttaggctgggtttctgtacagcactttgagatatcagctgatgtacgaagggctttatgaatacatttgatatgatttgataaTAACATTTAAGGGAAACAAAGAAAACTATTCCATTCCTGAGATTGAGAGGAATGGAATAATCAATTACAGATTGTAATCTAGTCTTCAATCGGAGTTAAATGTATAACATGACTGCTCTGATTGAGGGAGTCCAGGCTCTTTGATGCTCCTGTTCTCCTGCAGCATCCTACCGAAGTTCTCTCGTCCTTTCGTTTCTTCTTGGGCTAGGCCAGTAAACGGACAGTTCCTCGAATCTCCAGCCCGTACCAGGATTAGGATTAGCCGCATGTGCCCAGTCCGTAAACAATCTATTGATCCAGTTAGAGAAGCAAGAACAATGAGGATGCCAGAACGCACAATTATTTCATTCTCAATTCAGCTGCTAATCACTTATTTGGTAAACATGAGTGGTTTTTAAATTTTTAATTtgacccttttttctccccaatttcgtggtatccaattgttagtagctactatcttgtttcatcgctacaactcccgtacgggctcgggagagacgatacacatcccaaccaagccacactgcttcttaacacagcgcgcatccaacccggaagccagcctcaccaatgtgtcggagtaaacaccgtgcacctggcaaccttggttaacgTGCACGGCGCCCGGCCcgtcacaggagtcgctggtgcgcgatgggacaagggtATTCCTACCGCGCCCTTAACCACTCCGCCACCCGGGGGCCCCGGTAAACATTAGTGTTGTCACTTGCTGACCAAAAGAGCAGTACAATTTGCCACTGCCAACCAAATGGATTgatgaaaataagatttttgccATACAGAAATTCAATAGcacatacagttgatgtcgggaagtttacatacacttaggttggagtcattaaatttacatttttcaaccacttcacaaatttcttgttaacaaactatagtcttggcaagttggtcaggacatctactttgtgcatgacacaagtaatttttccaacaattgttaacagagattatttcactgtatcacaattccagtgggtcagaagtttacatacactaagttgactgtgcctttaaacagcttggattccagaaaattatgtcatggctgtagaagcttctgataggctaattgacataatttgagtcaattggaagcgtacctgtggatgtatttcaaggcctaccttcaaactcagtgcctctttgcttgacatcatgggaaaatcaaaagaaatcagccaagacctcagaagaaaatgtctggttcatcctttggagcaatttccaaatgcttgaaggtaccacgttcatctgtacaaacaatagtacgcgagtataaacaccatgggaccacgcagccgtcatactgctcaggaaggagacgcattctgtctcctagagatgaacgtacttgggtgcgaaaagtgcaaatcaatcccagaacaacagcaaaggaccttgtgaagatgctcgaggaaaccggtacaaaagtatatatatccacagtaaaacgagttctatatcgacataatctgaaaggcctctcagcaaggataaagccactgcttcaaaacctccataaaaaagccagactacggtttgcaactgcacatggggacaaagatcaaactttttggagaaatatatataaaaaaatataactatttggacataatgaccatcgttatgtttggaggaaaaagggggaagcttgcaaacCAAAGAACATCTTCCCAaccatgttgtgggtgtgctttgctgcaggagggactgatgtacttcacaaaatagatggcatcatgagggagggaatttatgtgtatatattgaagcaacataaaaacatcagtcaggaagttaaagcttggtcgcaaatgggtcttccaaatggacaatgaccccaagcatacttgcaagcaaagttgtggcaaaatggctttaggacaataaagtcaatgtattgaagtggccatcacaaatccctaacctcaatcctatagaactgaaaaagtatgtgcaagcaaggaggcctacaaacctgactgactcagttccaccagctgtcaggaggaatggtacAACATTTATCAAAcatactgtgggaagcttgtgttggttggctacctgaaacatttggattaaatgttaggaattgtgaaaaactgagttttaaatgcatttggctaaggtgtatgctaACTTCCAAATTCAACTGTAATTGCAGTGGCCTGCTGAGACCAGTATTCTCAAACCTCTAGGTATCTGTCGTTGTTGGTATCAGGAGCCAAAGGTCCGGATCTGCCTGAATCTATAAATAGCCCTGCCTGACCTGGTTCAGCACAGCAGGCCAGATGTGACAGAAACCACAGACGCCGTCTGTCtgtcacaccatcacacacagctGCACTGAAAGGTTGTGGTCCAATTCTCTACCCTTCTAGTCAAGTTCACAACACACTTTACACAATTAAAGAGAGGAACAAAACAATGTAGATGGGGTGGGTAttgtgaggaggaggaacaatcTCCATGAAGTGTACACTCACTCCCCGTCGAGGAATGGACTGGTGTAGAATATATGGTGCGAAACTTCAATCCAATTTATACCAATCCAATGTTTTTAAATCCATGAGTGGAGTTCAGTGTCCACTTTAGTAACAGAATGAGGTGTTGTAGTGCACGAGTCAAATAGTAATTCATATTTGGGTGCAGGGTTCAAAAGGAATGTACCGGGCAGAAAGAAAAGAAAACCCGGTGCACATTTGTCCATTTCCAGCACATGGACACTTTCAGCAGCACACATGCCTTTCTTTCCTCAGGAAACTGACCACAACCACTTCTCCTCACAGCCGAGTTTTATTCTTTCAACATCTCACAATACACATACTTCAAATGTTGTATGCATACAGTTCTAAACAGTTGGCTGCAGATGATTATAGTACATTAgagcttgttttgtttttttacttcaGTTCTACAAACCAACTATAAAAACTGACATCTTTAATTAGCAcaacataagtgtgtgtgtgtgtgtgtggggggggggggggggtacaaatCGGAACTTATAAATGTGAAATGACATAATAAAAATCAAGATGATGTCTCAAGTAAAAAAGATATCAATAAATACAACCTTCCCAGCATACCATTAAAAACTATTGGCATGTTTCGCAATCAAGTAATACTAACAGACATTATTCCTCTGAATGTGATGCACAATACAGCAATTAGAAAACCTAGACATCAACAAGTTTAACACGTCACCccaaaaaaatagaaaaatctgATCCAAATGAAAGTGTTACATTTCAATTGAGAATATAACAAAATACATCACCAACCTAGTATATACACAATGTTTTCTCAATCACAGTAGCATGGTAGTAGCAAAATCATTGAATAAGCACAAAAcaaatgtttaaaaataaattcacatatatatatttatatattagtAGAACATTTCACTTTGCAGACACCAGCATGAATAGTAGACTGAAAAAACAACCCTGTTTTAATGTTTACATGGTTTATATGGGTTTACATTGCAGAATGAGAGAAACTGTTTTAGGAAAGAAGGATTGCACATAAGCGCTCAAAGTTAACTAGCAACATGAGTCACATTCAAGTCTATGTCCCAAAGCCACATCCCAGGGGTGGAGTGAACATGTCTCTTTTAGGAAGTGTTGTCTATATGGCTAAACTCGTATAAGTGTTATCACTCTGGtatcctgtctgcctgcctgcctgtctgtctgtctgcatgcgtctgcctgtctgtctgcctgcttgcaTCTGCCTGCCTGCGAGGGATGCAGActtgaggagagaaagagaagctaGATATTAGGAGGTGATCTGAAAGAGAGAACTAAAAactcaaacaaaaataaaaagGAAAGCTGTCTAGGGCATTACAATAGTTTCCTGCATTAACACGAGCCAATAGTCATGTTGTTATTCTGTATTACGTCATGCATGCATAGAATAACTGGAACGTTCTGGAACCTTCAGGTAGTTCCAGAAAGAGAATCTAGTTTTTAGAACACCGGTCATCATTCTCTCTGATGACACAAGGGTATAAGGGTTTACTCATCCACCCATGTCAAAAAATGTCATCTGGATTTTCCTTACCCACTACAAGCTGAATATATGTTTCAAGACTATCAAAATAAGTTTAGAAAGGTCTCGTCATGCCTTAAGATCCAGTACTTATGGTTTATTATTATGAAAGAGAAGTCTGTACACGATGGCTATCCATCTGCATCTGGCTGTTTATCTTTCCTTTACACAATCACACCAATGGACCAGACAATTTAAGATTACCAGCACTTAAATATATAAAAAGCTAAATTGAAAATTATATTAATATCATTAATTTTCTCTTTTTAAATTAAGTTTTACAATAAATGCAGATCTCTTAGTAACAAAGGTACAAAATTATTTCTCATCAAGTGGAAAAAAAATGAGGTATTGCAAAAGGAGTTATCATCTTATGAAACATGTGCCTAAAACGACtattgaaaaaaatatttagaAAAGTAGTGCATAATAAATTTATATGTTCATGACAAAATAATCAGCTATAAAACactgtacaaaatcagcaggccATGTATAAAATAATATCTTTATCTCTGTGACAGTAAGTTCTTCAGAGTGTCCAGCTACTAATGTATTCATCCTCCACAGCAAGGAACCACTAGCGTATCCATTCGCCACAGTTCGGATCTATTTCCTCTACACTCCAGTCATGGGAGAGAGAGTGCATCAGATCACCATGACACTAGCCTGGTTGTCCAGTCTGTCTGTGCTTTAGCCAACTCGCTGTGTTAATTACCTGGACAAGGATAGGCAGAGGAGTTGGTTCAACACTGAAGCACATACAGGCCACGACCAGGCTACATACTATGAGTCACTCAGGGAACACTGTAGCTAGCTACCACTGTACTGTGAATTCCTACTAGTACTACAATATTAGCATGTTAGCATCCAGTGCTAATATCCCTGACAATATAAAGTGAGCTAATACTACTGCCAATACCTGATCCCTGCCTAGACAGCTAGGGCTGTAGTCTATCAGCTGAAACCTGTCTTTCCAAAGAcagtttctcccctctctccacaatTCAACAACTTAAAACAGCACTAGCCTTCCTGACCTTCTGAACCTGAAAATGGAGTCTTATGGTCCTTAAACCCCTCAGATAATCAACTGCCGTTGATCACTTGTTTTAGGCCAATCTTTGGTTTGCCCATTTTGGCTACAAAGAGTCAATTTAAAACCATGATCGAGAAACACATGCCAGTAATCGCTGCCAGGCCCCAGAGGATGATCTTTTCTTAAATAATCCTGCATGTATTCTAAACAGTTTATTTATGATGAAGGGAATTGTCTGTCTGCCCTTCTGCAGTGGTTTTCTTTGACTATTGAACTTTAACCCGACCAGTTACTCTCAAACTTTGGTTAACGATACAAATATCAACCTAATCCTGCATGCGTAAATTAACAAAAATAAGTGTACCCTTTAACACACAACTGTTCTAGTTAATATACTGATTGAGGTGCAGCACATACCTCACTCAAATGTTATATGTTACTCTTGACAACAAATGTAAGCAGCTTTGCCAGCTAATGTGAGAAAAGTACAGTCAAGTCAGAAGAAACATTTCTTCTCATATCTAATAATGCATCCAAGTACTCATGCACACCTTAACTTAAATTCAAAACGGGATTTCATTCACTTAGTTGTCCTTCTTAGCATTTACTGTTCTGAGAAGGTCTGATTAaaaaataaagattaaattaaGCTTTTAAATTAATTTTCCAAACTAAATAGGAaccagaaaaaaaagaaaagtgcATTTATTTTCTACAACATAGCcgtcacactctccctccctagtTCCACCTGAAGGATATGTGTCGGGGCCGGTCGCCCCCCTCCTTGACCAGTGGCTTGTGGAACTCTCGTCCGGCACGGGAGTGGATGGCGGCCCAGCAGTACTCACAGTAGTACTGGAGACAGGTGACATTAGCGCAGAAGAAGGGAGCGAACTTCCCCCCACAGCGTGTCCCCTGGCACTCATCACACAGCTGGTCATCCAGCACATATGGCTTCACTTCCACctgggggaaagggggagggcagaaggggaaagagggagggaggagatgaaacATACCCAGATGGAATGAAACAAGAGAAACTCGTGGGGAGAAGCTCAGACCCAGCTCCATTTTGTAGCTTAGCTATTGTGTGCGCGTGAGGTCTCTATGGTTCTTCTCCTGGACAAAATGCACGGCGTATGTGGCTCCGCTAAACTACCAAAGACCGACTGACTCACCCGTTTGTCGATCTCGCCGTGCTGCAGCTGAACGAATCGAGCGCTGATAGCAGCGATGTAGCTCTGCTGATTGGAGAATGCCACACGGCCCGCTCCTTTAGGGTACTTCAGCTCAGGGTCTGTGTCGATGCCAGCGTaacacactcctccatacagacgaTCCATTATCATGGCCAGCTCCACTGGAACATTAACATATAGGCTGATGATGTGGCTGGGTCTGCCAGAcagtgttagcctgctgagctaaagcctaggcattacgACTGTAGCTCAGGGTCTTTAGCTCTTCCACACTCACCCCATTCCACCCCACCATTCctcacagacacagaaacacagtcCAGTACCTGCGCGTAGAGGACGTGGCACCCCCCCTACGAAGAtggtcttcctggggtccagaggCTGAGAGCCGTCCATCACAAAGTCACTGTCATTCAGGTTCCAGGGACGGATCTGGACCTAGAGGAACACACAGGCATGGCCAGACAACGTTCAGATAACACCCATTTAACACTCAAACAACATCTAGAAAAGGCTGTAACAAATTCCATATAACGTCTGTAAAACTCTTTCAATGTCCATACAACTAGATGTGAACCATGGGGGGTGGACTGGGCAGAACTAGGGGGGTGGACTGGGCAGAACTAGGGGGGTGGACTGGGGAAATCTCACAACTATTTATACCAGCAGTGCTAGACTGACAAGGACAGACAACTCCAACCAAGAAGTTTAATTAcagttaaaaacattttttaaatactgCCTGGGTGTGTGGGAGACTCAGACAGACTGTCTCACactagccagacacacacacacgtaaagtTCCACTCACAGGCTTGTCCTTGATGGTGGGGCTGGAGACACAGAGGTAGAGCTTGCCATCCTCCTCGATACAGGCATCAATCAgatcctggacagagctctcgtCTTGGAACAGCAAGAATGCATAACCTTAAGAGGGGAAAGAAAACACTCAATAGTCTCATGACCTTCATCTATTTCCCTTCATTACCAGGGCACCGAGTATTCCCTTCATTACCAGGGCACCGAGTATTCCCTTCATTACCAGGGCACCGAGTATTCCCTTCATTACCAGGGCAACGAGTATTCCCTTCATTACCAGGGCACCGAGTATTCCCTTCATTACCAGGGCACCGAGTATTCCCTTCATTACCAGGGCACCGAGTATTCCCTTCATTACCAGGGCACCGAGTATTCCCTTCATTACCAGGGCACCGAGTTTTCCTTTCACTACCAGGGCACAGAGTATTCCCTTCATTACCAGGGCACAGAGTATTCCCTTCATTACCAGGGCACAGAGTATTCCCTTCATTACCAGGGCACAGAGTATTCCCTTCATTACCAGGGCACAGAGTATTCCCTTCATTACCAGGGCACAGAGTATTCCCTTCATTACCAGGGCACAGAGTATTCCCTTCATTACCAGGGCACAGAGTATTCCCTTCATTACCAGGGCACAGAGTATTCCCTTCATTACCAGGGCACAGAGTATTCCCTTCATTACCAGGGCACAGAGTATTCCCTTCATTACCAGGGCACAGAGTATTCCCTTCATTACCAGGGCACAGAGTATTCCCTTCATTACCAGGGCACCGAGTATTCCCTTCATTACCAGGGCACCGAGTATTCCCTTCATTACCAGGGCACCGAGTATTCCCTTCATTACCAGGGCACCGAGTATTCCCTTCATTACCAGGGCACCGAGTATTCCCTTCATTACCAGGGCACCGAGTATTCCCTTCATTACCAGGGCACCGAGTATTCCCTTCATTACCAGGGCACCGAGTATTCCCTTCATTACCAGGGCACCGAGTATTCCCTTCATTACCAGGGCACCGAGTTTTCCCTTCATTACCAGGGCACAGAGTATTCCCTTCATTACCAGGGCACAGAGTATTCCCTTCATTACCAGGGCACAGAGTATTCCCTTCATTACCAGGGCACAGAGTATTCCCTTCATTACCAGGGCACCGAGTATTCCCTGGCCAATGTGACCATATCAGACTCACCTTTGGGTGGGAAATAGGACTTGCTCTCAGCTTTGTGGGGCCAATCGACAAACAGGTGACCGAACCGGCGGAAACTGGCGGTGATCTCATCTGAGAATGAAAGAGTCAAAGCTACTCAACTACACAGTCAACTAGCCTTCAGGAACCTGCAATGGTGGTCCACAGCCTCTAAGACATCATATATCAGGGCTCATTACCATAGAAAACAGAGACGCCTCTCAAACCATTGTTTATAATCCTAAAACAACATTGTAGAAGGTGCAATATTCTGTTCATTGATCAATACCTTCGTCTATATCGGGGGGCAGTCCTCCCACAAACACCTTGCGTGAGTACCTCTCCACTCGCTCTCCGTTGAGCTGCGGGAAACAGTGGGAGGATCCTAAACCAGGAAGTCCCTGGTCACCTGACTCGTCCTCTCCGAAGGAGTGCTCGTCCCCCATGGGGAACAGGTTCGAGTGACCTGGAGAGCGGAGAGAAAGAGATACTCAAACCGTACTAACCCAGACACCCTGGATTTATTTGGCCACTTTACACCCATTTGTGGTTATGATTTTCCAAACCATACTGTGCTGACTCCGATATTTCATTTACATTTTGTCCCTTCCAGCAATTATTGGGAATGTTTAACCAGGCCAGTTTGGTATAGCTCTGCTCAACTCTGCTTGACTCAGTTTTGGAAAAAAAGTAAGATTTTACCCAAATAAATGTTATTGTGAAGACAAATGAGAACCATGATCATGAAACCAACCACAATTTCCTCAAGCACTTGCAACATAATGCTTTGTTAAAGTCCAGTGGCAAGCCACCACAGCCACGTCACAAAGGCCCAGCAGGAAACAGGCAGTCTACAATCCTGTCAGGTCATCTTTTTTTTGCTGTCGCTCTCAAACCAACCACAAGTGTTGAACGTTGTTAATATAACAATCTGTGAGATGGTCAGTCAGCACGACTGCAACACAGATGACCTGGAACTCTACCAGGCTTATAGTATTTGGATTGaattaatacattttattttgatgtaaaaaaaaaaaagaaaaaaaaaaaaaaagaagactcATTTCAAATCCTCCCTGGGGACTTAAGTCTTCCTCTGCAGGTTCAGTCGGGACCTAGTGAACAGTCAGAGTCGGGAGGAAAACACATATCTGAAACAGTACCCTATTACACAGCGATGCCAAACCAGACGTAATCGAGGCTTTGCAAATAATGAT
Coding sequences:
- the LOC135545537 gene encoding cytoplasmic polyadenylation element-binding protein 4-like isoform X5, with translation MSRTDNFPFQQERTRSFDGFSMHSLENSLIDIMRAEQDSLKGRYGFSHQGGDMSLPMNARSYGRRRGHSNLFPMGDEHSFGEDESGDQGLPGLGSSHCFPQLNGERVERYSRKVFVGGLPPDIDEDEITASFRRFGHLFVDWPHKAESKSYFPPKGYAFLLFQDESSVQDLIDACIEEDGKLYLCVSSPTIKDKPVQIRPWNLNDSDFVMDGSQPLDPRKTIFVGGVPRPLRAVELAMIMDRLYGGVCYAGIDTDPELKYPKGAGRVAFSNQQSYIAAISARFVQLQHGEIDKRVEVKPYVLDDQLCDECQGTRCGGKFAPFFCANVTCLQYYCEYCWAAIHSRAGREFHKPLVKEGGDRPRHISFRWN